DNA sequence from the Prolixibacter sp. SD074 genome:
TTTCTTCAAAGAGGCAAGCATTCCGGCTTCACTTGAGGTGACTAATTCGTAATTCAGACCGTAATCTTTAATTACTTTCTGAGTAATTTTCATGATACCGGCTCCCGGGTTGATACCGATAATTTTGCCTTCGAATTTGTCTTTGTATTCGTTCAACTGGTTGATGGAACCGATGGTAACGTAATCAGGAACAACTAATCCCAGACGACCATCTTTGTAAATGGTCCCCAGTTTTTCAATTTTATCGCCGAACTTGTCAAGGTAGGGCTTGTGCGTAATTGGGCTCCAAACCTCCATGAAAACATTGGCATCGCCTTTGGCAACAGCTGCAAATACAGGTGCTACGTCGGCATTAATCAAATCAACTTTGTAGCCATGTGCTTCCAGGGCTACTTTGGCTAAGTGAGTGTCAGCGATACACTCCGACCAGTTTACCATGGCAATGGTCACTTTTTTCTGAGCGCCTTTTTCAGAATTTTTCTTCTTTGAACCACCACAGGATGTGAGCATCAGTGCTGCGGCTGAGATGATAGTGAGTTTTCGTAATAAATTCATATTCATTTATTATTTAGATTTT
Encoded proteins:
- a CDS encoding glycine betaine ABC transporter substrate-binding protein, which translates into the protein MNLLRKLTIISAAALMLTSCGGSKKKNSEKGAQKKVTIAMVNWSECIADTHLAKVALEAHGYKVDLINADVAPVFAAVAKGDANVFMEVWSPITHKPYLDKFGDKIEKLGTIYKDGRLGLVVPDYVTIGSINQLNEYKDKFEGKIIGINPGAGIMKITQKVIKDYGLNYELVTSSEAGMLASLKKAYDRKEWIVVTGWKPHTMFAKWKLKILKDPKKVMGEAENISTYATKGWAAKNPEAATFFSNFKMDDDLLGSLMLAVEAAPGKEDQAAKKWYDEHKELVDGWFKKQTN